GGCAATTATCGCAAATATAATTAATTGTTCCATATATTAGTACCGCTCCTTTCCGTTTTTTTAGACGTTAGGTTCATTTGTTTCTGGTTTATCTGAGCTCACTTTAGAAATTGAGTCTCGCATAGCTGTATCCGCTTGAATATTACGATAGTTCATGTAATCCATTATACCAAGATTTCCTGAACGAAGTGCCTCTGCCATCGCTTGTGGTACCTCAGCCTCTGCTTCTACTACTTTGGCTTTCATCTCTTGAACACGGGCAATCATTTCCTGCTCATTTGCGACCGCCATAGCACGACGTTCCTCAGCCTTCGCTTGAGCAATATTTTTATCTGCCTGAGCTTGTTCAATTTGTAATTCTGCACCGATATTTTTGCCGATATCAACATCCGCAATATCAATCGATAAGATTTCAAATGCTGTACCAGAATCTAGGCCCTTAGAAAGAACTGTTTGAGAAATCATATCTGGGTTTTCAAGAACTGTTGTATGACTAGAAGCACTACCGATTGTTGAAACAATCCCCTCACCTACACGGGCAATAACTGTTTCTTCACCAGCACCACCTACTAAACGTTCGATGTTTGCACGTACAGTAATACGTGCCTTCGCTTTTACTTCAATCCCGTTCATCGCAACACCAGCGATAAATGGTGTTTCAATTACTTTAGGGTTTACAGACATTTGCACAGCTTCTAAAACGTCACGTCCTGCTAAATCAATAGCTGCACAGCGTTCAAATGTTAACTCGATATTTGCACGATGGGCTGCGATTAACGCATTGACAACTCTGTCAACATTACCACCTGCTAAGTAGTGGCTTTCAAGTTGATTAATTGTTACAGGT
This genomic stretch from Lysinibacillus pakistanensis harbors:
- the floA gene encoding flotillin-like protein FloA (flotillin-like protein involved in membrane lipid rafts), whose translation is MGFDLALISPIIGLVLLFIVVAVFFTFVPVALWISALAAGVRVSIFTLIGMRLRRVIPSRIVNPLIKAHKAGLPVTINQLESHYLAGGNVDRVVNALIAAHRANIELTFERCAAIDLAGRDVLEAVQMSVNPKVIETPFIAGVAMNGIEVKAKARITVRANIERLVGGAGEETVIARVGEGIVSTIGSASSHTTVLENPDMISQTVLSKGLDSGTAFEILSIDIADVDIGKNIGAELQIEQAQADKNIAQAKAEERRAMAVANEQEMIARVQEMKAKVVEAEAEVPQAMAEALRSGNLGIMDYMNYRNIQADTAMRDSISKVSSDKPETNEPNV